In a genomic window of Spirochaetaceae bacterium:
- a CDS encoding arylsulfatase, translating into MERPNILLILADDLGYGDVACYNPESKVPTPNLDRLAAEGMSFTDAHSPATVCTPSRYSMLTGRMEFRTGVPGVFTGAGGPCLIEESRLTLPGMLRELGYATALYGKWHVGLSFPDRDGNPINENGFDPVERIDYSRAIPDAPIHRGFDHFYGTACCPTTDFLYAFIDGDRIPVPPTRLHDRSVLPDHPYSRDCRTGWLAPGFDFEEIDMVFLERSVRFLERHAAESRDQPFFLFHSTQGVHLPSLPGKAFRGKTGAGPHGDFIYEFDHVVGELLATLDRLGLADDTLVMVTSDNGPEVTSVVNMRKDYDHDGARPWRGMKRDQWEGGHRVPFVVRWPERIAAGSESDQTVCLCDLMATCAAITGVDLPDDAGEDSFDILPAMLGETPAGESVREHTLHQSFLSNTATGGEPALYLALRRGKWKYLDHRGSGGNDYSRGALRQYALPEKAPDAPGQLYDLDVDPGETTNLYFEHPRIVAELKAVIDRFVDSGRSAPLRHP; encoded by the coding sequence ATGGAACGACCCAATATCCTGCTGATACTCGCCGACGACCTGGGCTACGGCGACGTGGCGTGCTACAACCCGGAGTCGAAGGTGCCCACGCCGAATCTCGACCGTCTGGCGGCGGAGGGCATGAGCTTCACCGACGCGCACAGCCCGGCCACGGTGTGCACGCCGAGCCGCTACAGCATGCTGACCGGGCGCATGGAGTTCCGGACCGGCGTGCCGGGCGTATTCACCGGCGCCGGCGGTCCGTGCCTGATCGAGGAGTCGCGCCTCACGCTGCCCGGCATGCTGCGTGAGTTGGGGTATGCCACCGCGCTGTACGGCAAGTGGCACGTGGGCCTGAGCTTCCCGGACCGGGACGGCAACCCGATCAACGAGAACGGCTTCGACCCGGTGGAGCGGATCGACTACTCCCGCGCCATCCCCGACGCGCCGATCCACCGCGGCTTCGACCACTTCTACGGTACGGCGTGCTGCCCGACCACCGACTTCCTGTACGCGTTCATCGACGGCGACCGCATCCCGGTGCCGCCGACCAGGCTGCATGATCGTTCCGTGCTCCCCGATCATCCCTATTCCCGGGACTGCCGCACCGGCTGGCTGGCCCCCGGCTTCGACTTCGAAGAGATCGACATGGTGTTCCTGGAGCGCAGCGTGCGGTTCCTGGAGCGGCACGCGGCCGAGTCTCGGGACCAGCCGTTCTTCCTGTTCCACTCCACCCAGGGCGTGCACCTGCCCTCGCTTCCCGGCAAGGCGTTCCGGGGCAAGACCGGCGCCGGCCCGCACGGCGACTTCATCTACGAGTTCGACCACGTGGTGGGCGAACTGCTGGCCACGCTCGACCGGCTGGGGCTGGCCGACGACACGCTGGTGATGGTGACCAGCGACAACGGGCCAGAGGTGACCAGCGTCGTGAACATGCGCAAGGACTACGACCACGACGGCGCGCGCCCGTGGCGCGGCATGAAGCGCGACCAGTGGGAGGGCGGCCACCGGGTGCCGTTCGTGGTGCGCTGGCCAGAGCGGATCGCCGCCGGCAGCGAGAGCGATCAGACGGTGTGCCTGTGCGACCTGATGGCCACCTGTGCCGCGATCACCGGCGTCGACCTGCCCGACGACGCGGGCGAGGACAGCTTCGACATCCTGCCGGCCATGCTCGGGGAGACCCCGGCCGGCGAATCGGTGCGCGAACATACGCTGCACCAGAGTTTCCTGAGCAACACGGCCACCGGCGGCGAGCCCGCCCTCTACCTGGCGCTCCGGCGCGGCAAGTGGAAGTACCTCGATCACCGCGGCTCCGGCGGCAACGACTATTCCAGGGGAGCACTCAGGCAGTACGCCCTGCCGGAGAAGGCGCCCGACGCCCCGGGCCAGCTCTACGACCTGGACGTGGACCCCGGCGAGACCACCAACCTCTACTTCGAGCACCCCCGGATCGTCGCGGAACTGAAGGCGGTGATCGACCGCTTCGTCGATTCCGGCCGGAGCGCACCGCTACGGCACCCCTGA
- a CDS encoding LLM class flavin-dependent oxidoreductase — MKFGAQINSFGADWEAISAYIAALEGGRWNSLYIADHFLPPVGDRGEHNNAFEAFTLLSVAAGMTRRVELGTLVLGNTYRNPALVAKMAATLDQASRGRVVLGIGAAWFEREHAAYGWDFPAMRERSDRLEEACRLIRTLFTADGPVDFQGRYYRLKQAPLAPGCFRTPHIPIMVGGVGERRTLRTLARYGDVFNLNGWTLEMSLPEYRRKAEVIERHCAAVGRDPGEIRHTIHMPLQLAEAGDRPPGGGAEWKLGPGLTPAPASFIVDRIGEFERAGVDEIIFQPLPDAAYLQRVEEEIVAACA, encoded by the coding sequence ATGAAGTTCGGAGCGCAGATCAACAGTTTCGGAGCGGACTGGGAGGCTATCAGCGCGTACATCGCCGCGCTGGAGGGCGGGCGCTGGAACAGCCTGTATATCGCCGACCACTTCCTGCCGCCGGTCGGCGACCGGGGCGAGCACAACAACGCCTTCGAGGCGTTCACCCTGCTGTCGGTGGCCGCCGGCATGACGCGCCGGGTCGAGCTCGGCACGCTGGTGCTGGGCAACACCTACCGCAACCCGGCGCTGGTGGCGAAGATGGCGGCCACGCTCGACCAGGCGTCGCGGGGGCGGGTGGTGCTGGGCATCGGCGCCGCCTGGTTCGAGCGCGAGCACGCCGCCTACGGCTGGGACTTTCCCGCCATGCGGGAACGGTCGGACCGGCTGGAGGAAGCGTGCCGCCTGATCCGCACGCTGTTCACGGCGGACGGGCCGGTCGACTTCCAGGGCCGCTACTACCGCCTCAAGCAGGCGCCCCTGGCGCCCGGATGCTTCCGCACGCCGCACATTCCGATCATGGTCGGCGGCGTCGGCGAGCGCCGCACTTTGCGCACGCTGGCGCGCTACGGCGACGTGTTCAACCTCAACGGCTGGACCCTCGAGATGTCGCTGCCGGAGTACCGGCGCAAGGCGGAAGTGATCGAGCGCCACTGCGCGGCGGTCGGGCGCGACCCGGGCGAGATCCGGCACACCATCCACATGCCGCTGCAGCTTGCGGAGGCGGGCGACCGGCCTCCCGGCGGCGGCGCGGAGTGGAAGCTCGGTCCGGGACTGACCCCGGCGCCGGCCAGCTTCATCGTCGACCGCATCGGCGAGTTCGAGCGCGCCGGGGTGGACGAGATCATCTTCCAGCCGCTCCCCGACGCCGCCTACCTGCAGCGCGTCGAAGAGGAGATCGTCGCCGCCTGCGCCTGA
- a CDS encoding SDR family oxidoreductase — protein MAGRLAGKVAIVTGGNSGMGAGTVELFVAEGARVVIAARGEEAGQALADRLGENAAFVRADVAVEADVQALVDAAVARWGRVDVLFNNAGIGQGIVAPEDFTLDAFNRVMMTNLGSCFLGLKYVTPIMKEQGGGSIINNGSTAGITTDGSGPVYAASKAGVIHMTRIWATQLAEFGIRVNCISPGAIVTPIFWGGHHTESDEENERRSQRLTELFAAQLPLRRAGTSEDIAYAALYLAGDESRHTTGHNLMIDGGITVRMAAQSALEKGGKERAEFLRGG, from the coding sequence ATGGCGGGAAGATTGGCAGGCAAGGTGGCGATCGTCACCGGTGGCAACAGCGGCATGGGGGCCGGCACGGTGGAGTTGTTCGTGGCCGAGGGGGCGCGGGTGGTGATTGCCGCCCGCGGCGAGGAAGCGGGGCAGGCGCTCGCCGACCGGCTCGGTGAGAATGCGGCCTTTGTCCGAGCCGACGTTGCGGTGGAAGCCGACGTGCAGGCGCTGGTCGATGCCGCCGTGGCGCGCTGGGGGCGGGTGGACGTGCTGTTCAACAACGCCGGCATCGGGCAGGGCATCGTCGCCCCGGAGGATTTCACGCTTGACGCCTTCAACCGTGTGATGATGACCAATCTCGGCTCCTGCTTTCTCGGCCTCAAGTACGTGACGCCGATCATGAAGGAGCAGGGCGGCGGCAGCATCATCAACAACGGCAGCACGGCCGGAATCACCACGGATGGCTCGGGGCCGGTGTATGCCGCGAGCAAGGCCGGCGTCATTCACATGACCAGGATCTGGGCCACCCAGTTGGCGGAGTTCGGGATCCGCGTCAACTGCATCTCGCCCGGTGCCATCGTCACGCCGATCTTCTGGGGCGGCCACCATACCGAGTCGGATGAGGAAAACGAACGGCGATCGCAGCGGCTGACGGAGCTGTTTGCGGCGCAGTTGCCGCTGCGGCGTGCCGGTACCTCGGAGGACATCGCGTACGCCGCCCTGTACCTCGCGGGCGACGAGAGCCGGCACACCACCGGGCACAACCTGATGATCGATGGCGGCATTACGGTGCGGATGGCCGCCCAGTCGGCCCTGGAGAAGGGCGGCAAGGAACGGGCGGAGTTTCTGCGCGGCGGCTGA
- a CDS encoding NADP-dependent oxidoreductase: MGENVETNKRIVLRRVAQGMPAPDDFELVESPLPQPGDGEVMVRTIYLSLDPYMRGGMGNPKSVGKVPSGGVVGEVVASRHPAFAAGQLVCQYVGGYGWQSYGVAPGAELRVLDPDLVPISTSLGVVGMPGVTAYFGLLAVGQPVAGETVVVSAAAGAVGAVVGQIAKIKNCRAVGIAGSDEKCDYVVEELGFDAAVNYRAGDLDGALAKACPDGVDVYFDNVGGPVLDAVLAQINRGARISLCGSIAEYNDPPGTLQGTRINRYVQGGLAHMVGMNQGQYQDRHEEALALLAWWVRGGQVKYREDLVEGLEKAPDAFIGMMQGRNFGKLLVRVSPDPTRDR, translated from the coding sequence ATGGGTGAAAATGTTGAGACCAACAAACGGATCGTGTTGCGCCGCGTCGCACAGGGCATGCCGGCTCCGGACGACTTCGAGCTGGTAGAGAGTCCGCTCCCCCAACCCGGTGACGGCGAGGTCATGGTGCGTACCATTTACCTGTCCTTGGACCCCTATATGAGGGGAGGGATGGGCAATCCCAAGTCGGTCGGCAAGGTTCCGTCTGGCGGCGTGGTCGGTGAGGTAGTGGCCTCGCGCCACCCGGCCTTCGCTGCCGGCCAACTGGTGTGCCAGTACGTGGGCGGTTACGGCTGGCAGAGTTACGGCGTGGCTCCGGGAGCCGAGCTGCGCGTCCTGGATCCCGACTTGGTGCCGATATCGACGTCGCTGGGCGTGGTCGGGATGCCGGGCGTGACCGCCTATTTCGGGCTGCTGGCAGTAGGCCAACCGGTCGCCGGTGAGACGGTTGTGGTTTCGGCGGCAGCGGGCGCGGTCGGCGCGGTGGTCGGACAAATCGCCAAGATCAAGAACTGCCGCGCGGTGGGTATCGCCGGCAGCGACGAGAAGTGCGACTACGTCGTCGAGGAACTGGGCTTTGACGCAGCCGTCAACTACCGTGCCGGCGATCTGGACGGGGCGCTCGCCAAGGCCTGCCCCGACGGTGTCGACGTCTACTTCGACAACGTCGGTGGGCCGGTCCTGGACGCGGTGCTGGCGCAGATCAACCGCGGCGCGCGAATTTCCCTGTGCGGTTCCATTGCCGAGTACAACGACCCGCCCGGCACGCTGCAGGGCACCCGCATCAACCGCTACGTGCAGGGCGGCCTGGCCCACATGGTGGGAATGAACCAAGGTCAGTATCAGGATCGCCACGAGGAGGCACTGGCCCTGCTGGCCTGGTGGGTTCGCGGGGGCCAAGTCAAGTACCGCGAAGACCTCGTGGAGGGGCTGGAGAAGGCGCCCGATGCGTTTATCGGCATGATGCAGGGCAGGAATTTCGGTAAGCTGCTGGTTCGAGTCAGCCCGGATCCGACCCGCGACCGGTAG
- a CDS encoding ABC transporter permease yields MRDTTRHGGLADFLIRLVREKPLGAASGIVVLLLILVSVFADLLAPYPMDEQHLVDRLQPPSARYLLGTDQLGRDFLSRLIYAARLSLGVGLAATTVNVVVAFLVGGTSGFLGGKFDLVVQRFVDAWMAFPGLLILLTVMSITGPGLPQIILVLGISGGIAGSRVLRSAVIGVKEGVYFQAAEAAGSTRWSTLIRHVLPNIAAPVIVIFSINVGGVIMAEASLSFLGFGLPAQIPSWGGMLSRDGRTHMEVAPWLALWPGLCLTVVVYVLNMFGDAMRDLLDPRLRGGGARLGDDSATY; encoded by the coding sequence GTGCGTGACACCACCCGGCATGGCGGGCTGGCCGATTTCCTTATCAGGCTGGTCAGGGAGAAGCCGCTGGGTGCTGCCAGCGGGATCGTGGTATTGCTGTTGATTCTGGTAAGTGTCTTTGCCGATCTGCTGGCCCCTTATCCGATGGACGAACAACACCTGGTAGACCGGCTGCAGCCGCCATCGGCGCGCTATCTGCTGGGAACCGACCAGTTGGGGCGGGACTTCCTGAGTCGCCTCATCTACGCCGCTCGTCTTTCGCTGGGGGTCGGTCTGGCGGCGACCACGGTCAACGTCGTGGTCGCGTTCCTGGTCGGCGGCACCTCGGGATTCCTCGGTGGCAAGTTCGACCTGGTGGTGCAGCGGTTCGTCGATGCCTGGATGGCGTTCCCGGGACTGCTCATACTGCTCACCGTAATGTCCATTACCGGGCCGGGTTTGCCGCAGATCATCCTGGTCCTGGGGATCTCGGGAGGCATCGCCGGCTCGCGGGTGCTGCGCAGCGCAGTCATCGGGGTGAAGGAGGGGGTCTACTTTCAGGCGGCGGAGGCGGCCGGCAGCACCAGGTGGAGCACCCTCATCCGGCATGTCCTGCCCAATATCGCCGCTCCGGTGATCGTCATCTTCAGCATCAACGTCGGCGGGGTGATCATGGCCGAGGCTTCCTTGAGCTTCCTGGGATTCGGTCTGCCCGCGCAGATTCCAAGCTGGGGAGGGATGCTCAGCAGAGACGGACGCACCCACATGGAGGTAGCCCCCTGGCTGGCGCTCTGGCCCGGTCTCTGCCTCACGGTTGTCGTGTACGTCCTGAACATGTTCGGCGACGCCATGCGCGACCTGCTCGACCCGCGGCTCAGAGGTGGTGGTGCGCGTCTCGGCGACGATTCCGCCACCTACTGA
- a CDS encoding ABC transporter permease, with protein MRAYIVRRLLLIIPTLFILTILVFLLVRFIPGDVIDIIEGRMFYEGGQTDDIDLDREAVERMLGLDVPVYVQYGRWMGVLPTPHWMTGEPRFNGLLQGSLGDSLFGGLTVRQRIIASLPVTIELGLIAIVLGQLIALPVGIYSAIRQDTPADYAGRTIAVIGMATPNFWLGIMVMIFPAIWWGWAPPLQFISLLEDPLGNLGILIIPGVILGTALSAGMMRMTRTMMLEVLRQDYIRTARSKGLKDRVVIMRHAVKNALIPIVTLVGMQLPILVGGSVIMESIFNLPGLGGLLVRALTERDYPMVSGVNLVFAGVVLLNNLFIDLLYPYLDPRVRYR; from the coding sequence GTGAGAGCCTATATTGTCAGGCGGTTACTGCTCATCATCCCCACTCTGTTCATCCTGACCATCCTGGTTTTTCTCCTGGTCCGCTTCATCCCCGGCGATGTCATAGACATCATAGAAGGTCGCATGTTCTACGAGGGCGGCCAGACCGACGACATCGACCTGGACCGTGAAGCGGTGGAGCGTATGCTGGGATTGGACGTGCCGGTGTACGTGCAGTACGGACGCTGGATGGGAGTGTTGCCGACCCCTCACTGGATGACCGGTGAGCCTCGCTTCAACGGTCTGTTGCAGGGCTCGCTCGGCGATTCCCTGTTCGGCGGTCTTACCGTGCGGCAGAGAATCATCGCCAGCCTGCCGGTTACGATCGAGCTCGGCCTCATAGCAATCGTGCTCGGGCAGTTGATAGCGCTGCCGGTCGGCATCTACTCGGCGATTCGCCAGGATACGCCCGCCGACTACGCCGGTCGCACCATCGCCGTCATCGGCATGGCAACGCCCAACTTCTGGCTCGGCATCATGGTCATGATCTTCCCGGCAATCTGGTGGGGCTGGGCGCCGCCGCTGCAATTCATTTCTCTCCTGGAAGACCCACTGGGGAATCTCGGGATTCTCATCATTCCGGGCGTCATTCTCGGGACCGCCCTGTCCGCCGGCATGATGCGGATGACGCGTACCATGATGCTGGAGGTACTCAGGCAGGACTATATCAGGACTGCCCGGTCGAAGGGCCTCAAGGACCGGGTAGTTATCATGCGACACGCCGTCAAGAATGCCCTCATCCCGATCGTTACCCTGGTAGGCATGCAGTTGCCGATCCTGGTCGGTGGCTCGGTTATCATGGAGAGCATATTCAACCTGCCGGGGTTGGGTGGTCTCCTGGTGCGTGCACTCACCGAGCGAGACTACCCGATGGTGTCCGGAGTCAACCTGGTGTTCGCCGGTGTCGTTCTGTTGAACAACCTGTTTATCGACCTGCTCTACCCCTATCTGGACCCGAGGGTGCGGTATCGATGA
- a CDS encoding ABC transporter substrate-binding protein, with amino-acid sequence MRFSGKAFALVLAVGLAATGLWAAGEEEQPAAAADKKYVTDPVTGKVYSAPEYGGTLIYVFRSTVEPRDPWFGSGAGQIMSAPLEKLGTVDWAIDRDMFHFVGGYAPPLSALTGALAESWEQPDATTYIFHIRQGVHWHDKPPMNGRELTAEDVEFNFHRMLGNKLTGTGFSEAEPSPAAGALGTLPWESVTATDDGTVVMKLTEPRLRAEQHMLDQRYVFIQPPEVIEQHGDMQDWRNIVGTGPFMLTDFVPDSSLTFTKNPNYWGFDEKYPDNRLPYVDELKALYMEEYATIMAALRSGQADCACWQGNSQIATVDQAESLMRTNPELVVIPFFQRANHGTKINTAKPPFDDIRVRRAMQMALDLETINATYFKGFADTTPMGLVNRDFCATGYCVPFEDWPEEIKQYYRYDPEGAEKLLDEAGLPRGTDGTRFETTYLTISSHDVSWPELLGGYWGAVGIKLNIQPIPIGELIPRLTAARPVRAAGGIGDWDMWVGSTGAKGEPWQQMSMSYGGSTGWHQIPQHDAQYDALYDEMVGAATVAEQTRPIREMDMRHLEQHWMIWGPEAPQFAVHQPWLMGYGGEGAFGSQQYLNVWARLWVDSQLKAEMSR; translated from the coding sequence ATGAGATTCTCGGGAAAGGCGTTCGCACTTGTGCTGGCCGTCGGCCTGGCCGCAACCGGCCTGTGGGCCGCCGGCGAAGAAGAGCAGCCGGCAGCCGCCGCCGACAAGAAGTACGTGACCGACCCGGTCACCGGCAAGGTGTACTCCGCGCCGGAGTATGGCGGCACACTCATCTACGTATTCAGAAGCACGGTTGAGCCTCGTGACCCCTGGTTTGGTAGTGGAGCCGGTCAAATCATGAGTGCCCCGCTGGAGAAACTGGGCACGGTGGACTGGGCCATAGACAGGGACATGTTTCATTTCGTCGGCGGCTATGCGCCGCCGCTGTCCGCCCTTACCGGGGCGCTGGCGGAGAGCTGGGAACAGCCCGACGCCACCACCTATATCTTCCACATCCGCCAGGGCGTCCACTGGCATGACAAGCCGCCAATGAACGGGCGGGAACTCACTGCCGAAGATGTCGAGTTCAACTTTCACCGCATGTTGGGAAACAAACTGACCGGGACCGGGTTCAGCGAAGCCGAACCTTCCCCGGCGGCAGGCGCCCTCGGAACCTTGCCCTGGGAATCGGTAACGGCCACCGACGATGGGACGGTAGTCATGAAGCTCACGGAGCCAAGACTGCGTGCCGAACAGCATATGTTGGACCAGAGATATGTGTTCATACAGCCACCCGAAGTAATCGAGCAACACGGGGACATGCAGGATTGGAGGAATATCGTCGGTACCGGGCCCTTCATGCTGACCGACTTTGTCCCGGACAGTTCTCTGACCTTCACCAAGAATCCCAACTACTGGGGCTTCGACGAGAAGTACCCGGACAACCGCTTGCCCTACGTTGACGAGCTGAAGGCGCTGTATATGGAGGAATATGCAACCATCATGGCGGCACTGCGCTCGGGTCAGGCCGACTGCGCATGTTGGCAGGGCAACTCCCAAATAGCGACCGTAGACCAGGCAGAGAGCCTCATGCGGACCAACCCGGAGCTGGTGGTGATCCCGTTTTTCCAGCGGGCGAATCATGGCACCAAGATCAACACGGCCAAGCCACCCTTTGACGACATCCGAGTGCGCCGGGCGATGCAGATGGCACTCGACCTCGAGACCATCAACGCTACCTACTTCAAGGGTTTTGCCGATACGACACCGATGGGGCTGGTGAACAGGGATTTCTGTGCCACGGGGTACTGCGTCCCGTTCGAAGACTGGCCCGAAGAGATCAAGCAATACTACCGGTATGACCCGGAAGGGGCCGAGAAGCTGCTCGATGAGGCTGGGCTTCCCCGTGGCACGGACGGCACCAGATTCGAAACCACCTATCTGACCATCTCGAGTCACGATGTGAGCTGGCCGGAATTATTGGGCGGATACTGGGGCGCCGTTGGCATCAAGCTCAATATTCAGCCAATCCCCATTGGTGAACTGATCCCCCGATTGACAGCGGCACGCCCGGTCCGCGCTGCCGGGGGTATTGGTGACTGGGACATGTGGGTAGGTTCCACCGGTGCCAAGGGTGAGCCGTGGCAGCAGATGTCCATGTCTTACGGCGGTTCTACCGGGTGGCACCAGATACCACAGCACGACGCGCAATATGACGCCCTGTATGACGAAATGGTAGGCGCTGCCACCGTGGCGGAGCAGACCAGGCCGATCAGAGAGATGGACATGCGCCACCTGGAGCAGCACTGGATGATCTGGGGGCCCGAGGCTCCGCAGTTTGCCGTGCATCAGCCGTGGCTGATGGGCTATGGCGGCGAAGGCGCCTTCGGATCGCAACAGTACTTGAATGTATGGGCCCGTCTCTGGGTCGACAGCCAGCTCAAGGCAGAAATGAGTCGCTAG
- a CDS encoding PAS domain-containing protein, which yields MTTLPERNTRILIVQDEPAAAARLAADLKELGHTVCGTVASGWQAVAQAAELLPELALVDLGCDDATGEATEHLVGRCHVPVLYLVGDAPDSVLERAAMSEPAGYLVKPFTAGQLGLQIAAACTMSGRNRRLQRSVARLRRHNDLMSAAFDSIEDGVVAADTDGRILLTNASAERVFGTVPAPQPRWPEAYGLFHADGTTRMQPDEVPLVRAMRGVHAKDFKMVVRNRQHPDGIVTTVRMRPLGNKAGIGGGVVVIRDVTRISASEDNLRATVADLGRSTRLMDAVFANIDDGVVACDPDGNYLIFNRSAERIIGTYLPDAAIEHRSERYGLYYPDGVTLMPPEQLPLTRALRHGEATDNVDLAVYNEHRPNGVRIRVSGRPLVDRAGHNLGGVIVFRDVTALVRTEGELRRTTSELQTQRRTMQTIFDSISDGVIVADRAGRITMYNPSAERIFGTKPGTLPIERWPLQYGCYLEDGTTPMPADQLPLVRAIRGESTDDVAVFVRNESVPEGVHVRASGRPLEHGRSGGVVVYRDVTERVRTEEALMQAFSQGRMEVLDTILHNIGNAINSVAVGTGTIREELKEDQPSRGLHALAQAVAAHGDDWIDYLQNDPQGRQVRPFISSLAEQFSTQHDRVQRAVDRVAGRVAHIVDIIRTQRSLSGPAPLFKDVDLRQTVIDSVRVLQESLTRRAIELQVDCGSTPVSVRIQESRFHQMLVNLVKNAIEAIDEQGRTQEGFVRIAAHVKGGTLHLEVTDSGIGLEPERLRTIFSPGYTTKAGGSGLGLHSAANYVIGSGGTIEALSTGIGRGTTMRIGLRLPPSPS from the coding sequence ATGACGACCCTACCCGAACGCAACACCCGCATCCTGATCGTACAGGATGAGCCCGCTGCAGCCGCCCGGCTGGCTGCTGACTTGAAGGAGCTGGGCCATACGGTGTGCGGCACCGTGGCGTCAGGTTGGCAGGCGGTGGCGCAGGCCGCGGAACTGTTGCCGGAGTTGGCGCTGGTCGATCTCGGCTGCGACGACGCCACCGGTGAAGCGACGGAGCACCTGGTGGGCCGGTGCCACGTGCCGGTGCTCTACCTGGTGGGGGACGCACCAGACAGCGTATTGGAGCGAGCCGCAATGAGCGAGCCGGCCGGCTACCTGGTGAAGCCGTTCACAGCGGGCCAGCTCGGACTGCAGATCGCCGCCGCTTGCACGATGTCCGGGCGCAATCGCCGGCTGCAGCGCAGCGTCGCCCGACTGCGGCGGCACAACGATCTGATGTCCGCCGCGTTCGACAGCATCGAAGACGGGGTCGTGGCGGCCGATACGGACGGCCGCATTCTGCTGACCAACGCAAGTGCGGAACGGGTGTTCGGCACGGTACCCGCGCCGCAGCCGCGGTGGCCCGAGGCTTACGGCCTGTTCCACGCCGACGGCACCACGCGGATGCAACCGGACGAGGTGCCCCTGGTGCGCGCCATGCGCGGGGTGCACGCGAAAGACTTCAAGATGGTCGTGCGCAATCGGCAGCACCCCGACGGAATCGTCACGACCGTCAGGATGCGTCCGCTGGGAAACAAGGCGGGCATCGGCGGCGGCGTGGTCGTGATCCGTGACGTTACCAGGATCAGCGCTTCGGAGGACAATCTGCGCGCGACGGTCGCGGACCTGGGCCGCTCGACGCGACTCATGGACGCGGTCTTCGCCAACATCGACGATGGCGTGGTCGCCTGTGACCCTGATGGCAACTACCTGATCTTCAATCGCAGCGCGGAGCGCATCATTGGCACGTACCTGCCGGATGCGGCGATTGAGCACCGCTCCGAGCGATACGGGCTGTACTATCCGGATGGCGTCACGCTGATGCCGCCCGAACAGCTGCCGCTTACTCGCGCGCTGCGCCACGGCGAGGCAACGGACAACGTCGATCTCGCGGTGTACAATGAGCATCGGCCGAACGGTGTCCGCATCCGGGTCAGCGGACGACCGCTGGTCGACCGCGCCGGCCACAACCTCGGCGGAGTGATCGTGTTCCGCGACGTCACCGCACTCGTCCGGACCGAGGGCGAGCTGCGGCGGACGACCAGCGAGCTGCAAACGCAACGGCGCACCATGCAGACGATCTTCGACAGTATCAGCGACGGAGTGATCGTGGCCGACCGGGCCGGCAGGATAACCATGTACAATCCCAGCGCTGAACGCATCTTCGGCACCAAACCGGGCACCCTGCCGATTGAGCGGTGGCCACTCCAGTATGGCTGCTACCTTGAGGATGGCACCACGCCGATGCCGGCGGATCAACTCCCGCTGGTGAGAGCCATCCGCGGGGAGTCGACGGATGACGTGGCGGTGTTCGTGCGCAACGAGAGCGTCCCGGAGGGCGTGCACGTCAGAGCCAGCGGGCGGCCGCTGGAACACGGGCGGTCGGGCGGGGTCGTGGTATACCGCGACGTGACCGAGCGGGTGCGCACGGAGGAAGCGCTCATGCAGGCGTTCTCGCAGGGCCGCATGGAGGTGCTCGACACGATTCTCCACAACATCGGCAACGCCATCAACAGCGTCGCCGTGGGCACCGGCACGATCCGCGAGGAGCTCAAGGAGGACCAACCGTCGCGCGGGCTGCACGCCCTGGCGCAGGCGGTGGCCGCGCATGGCGATGACTGGATCGACTACCTTCAGAACGATCCGCAGGGCCGCCAGGTGCGGCCGTTCATCTCCTCGCTCGCCGAGCAATTCAGCACCCAGCACGATCGCGTGCAACGCGCCGTCGACCGGGTCGCCGGGCGGGTGGCGCACATCGTGGACATCATCCGCACTCAGCGATCGCTCAGCGGACCCGCGCCGCTGTTCAAGGACGTCGACCTGCGGCAGACCGTGATCGATTCGGTCAGGGTGTTGCAGGAGTCGCTGACGCGGCGCGCAATCGAACTGCAGGTCGACTGCGGCAGCACGCCGGTGTCGGTACGGATCCAGGAGAGCAGGTTCCATCAGATGCTCGTGAACCTCGTGAAGAACGCGATCGAGGCGATCGACGAGCAGGGACGGACGCAAGAGGGATTCGTGCGGATCGCGGCGCATGTGAAAGGGGGGACGCTGCACCTGGAGGTGACGGACAGCGGCATCGGCCTGGAGCCGGAACGCCTTCGGACGATTTTCTCGCCGGGCTACACCACCAAGGCGGGAGGCAGTGGGCTGGGCCTGCACTCGGCCGCGAACTACGTCATCGGATCGGGAGGCACTATCGAGGCGCTGAGCACGGGCATCGGCCGCGGCACCACCATGCGCATCGGGCTGCGCTTGCCGCCGAGCCCGTCGTGA